In one window of Demequina sp. NBRC 110054 DNA:
- a CDS encoding DHA2 family efflux MFS transporter permease subunit, which produces MTTTRRVPMWIAIAAVSVPVFMASLDNLVVTNALPVMQADLGATIEDLQWFLNAYSLSFASLILMAVALGDRLGRKRVFLAGIAIFTAASVACALATTPEALIAARVVQGAGGAAVLPLSLALLAGAVPDRMRAAAIGIWGGVAGLGVALGPLIGGAVVEGLSWHAIFWLNVPIGIVALAVGAWSLPEAKGARARLDLTGLVLVVTGVFALVFGIVRGNDAGWTSGQVLAGLIGGGVLLVAFVAWEARTREPLMPLGLFRDRSFSGANAVAVLFSIGIFGAIFILIQFMQVVQGESPLDAGIKTMPWTMAPLVVAPLSGLIAPRVGTRTLIVTGTMLQAVGLAWFASVLAPDVAYSTMIPGFVAAGVGMGLVFAPSATAVLAHMAPENHAKASGTNTTLREIGVALGVAILTAVFTGAGGDFTPTEYTDAAIPALWVGVGFLVLATLAGLALPAGKGTPESSEGGAQGVAMAEPEPALVPARRPVA; this is translated from the coding sequence ATGACCACCACCCGCAGGGTCCCGATGTGGATCGCGATCGCCGCCGTCTCGGTGCCGGTCTTCATGGCCTCGCTCGACAACCTGGTCGTCACCAACGCCCTGCCCGTGATGCAGGCGGATCTCGGTGCGACCATCGAGGACCTCCAGTGGTTCCTCAACGCGTACTCGCTGTCCTTCGCGAGCCTCATCCTCATGGCGGTCGCGCTCGGCGATCGTCTCGGCCGCAAGCGGGTGTTCCTCGCGGGCATCGCGATCTTCACCGCCGCGTCGGTCGCATGCGCGCTTGCCACAACCCCCGAGGCGCTCATCGCGGCCCGTGTGGTCCAGGGCGCCGGTGGAGCGGCGGTGCTCCCACTGTCGCTCGCGCTGCTCGCCGGCGCGGTGCCCGACAGGATGCGCGCCGCGGCGATCGGCATCTGGGGCGGCGTCGCAGGCCTGGGCGTCGCGCTCGGCCCGCTCATCGGCGGCGCCGTGGTCGAGGGGCTCAGCTGGCACGCGATCTTCTGGCTCAACGTGCCGATCGGCATCGTCGCCTTGGCCGTCGGCGCGTGGTCGCTGCCCGAGGCCAAGGGTGCCAGGGCGCGGCTCGACCTCACGGGCCTCGTGCTCGTGGTGACGGGCGTGTTCGCCCTGGTCTTCGGCATCGTCCGGGGAAACGACGCGGGCTGGACCAGCGGTCAGGTGCTCGCCGGCCTCATCGGCGGAGGCGTGCTGCTGGTCGCCTTCGTGGCCTGGGAGGCCCGCACCCGCGAGCCGCTCATGCCGCTGGGCCTGTTCCGCGACCGCAGCTTCTCCGGCGCCAACGCGGTCGCGGTGCTGTTCAGCATCGGCATCTTCGGCGCGATCTTCATCCTCATCCAGTTCATGCAGGTCGTGCAGGGCGAGTCGCCCCTGGACGCGGGCATCAAGACGATGCCGTGGACCATGGCGCCGCTCGTCGTCGCCCCGCTGTCTGGCCTCATCGCGCCGAGGGTCGGCACGCGGACGCTCATCGTCACCGGGACGATGCTGCAGGCCGTCGGCCTCGCGTGGTTCGCCTCGGTCCTCGCGCCCGACGTCGCCTATTCGACGATGATCCCCGGCTTCGTCGCGGCCGGAGTGGGGATGGGTCTCGTGTTCGCGCCCTCGGCCACCGCGGTCCTCGCGCACATGGCGCCCGAGAACCACGCCAAGGCGTCCGGCACCAACACGACCCTGAGGGAGATCGGGGTGGCGCTCGGCGTCGCGATCCTCACGGCGGTCTTCACCGGCGCGGGCGGCGACTTCACGCCGACCGAGTACACCGATGCCGCCATCCCCGCGCTGTGGGTCGGCGTCGGATTCCTCGTGCTCGCGACCCTCGCGGGACTGGCTCTTCCGGCCGGGAAGGGGACCCCCGAGTCGTCCGAGGGCGGCGCGCAGGGCGTGGCGATGGCCGAGCCCGAGCCCGCCCTGGTGCCGGCCCGGCGACCCGTGGCCTGA
- a CDS encoding TetR/AcrR family transcriptional regulator, with protein sequence MSTTNERLTSEDRREQILAAASDVFGERGFAGGTTDAIAKLAGVSQAYVVRMFGSKQELFIAATERACERVIDTFRGAIAGFTGEETVHERLEALGVSYVQLIADRGTLLTMMHAFTLGHDPRVGPLIRERYLEIYRIARDEAGLGPETASHFLATGMLINTGMAMRLPDIAATDDDARELLGCLWGESTDALVAMTTAAPILPEAGRR encoded by the coding sequence ATGTCGACGACGAATGAGCGCCTTACCTCGGAGGATCGCCGCGAGCAGATCCTCGCCGCCGCCTCCGACGTGTTCGGGGAGCGCGGCTTCGCGGGAGGCACCACGGACGCGATCGCCAAGCTCGCCGGGGTCTCCCAGGCCTACGTCGTGAGGATGTTCGGCTCGAAGCAGGAGCTCTTCATCGCGGCGACCGAGCGCGCGTGCGAGCGCGTGATCGACACATTCCGGGGCGCGATCGCGGGCTTCACCGGCGAGGAGACCGTCCACGAGCGGCTCGAGGCGCTCGGGGTGTCCTATGTGCAGCTCATCGCCGACCGCGGCACGCTACTCACGATGATGCACGCATTCACGCTCGGGCACGACCCGCGCGTCGGACCCCTCATCCGCGAGCGCTACCTGGAGATCTATCGCATCGCGCGCGACGAGGCGGGGCTCGGCCCCGAGACCGCGAGCCATTTCCTCGCGACCGGGATGCTCATCAACACGGGCATGGCGATGCGCCTGCCCGACATCGCCGCCACGGACGACGACGCGCGCGAGCTGCTCGGCTGCCTGTGGGGCGAGTCGACCGACGCGCTCGTCGCGATGACGACGGCCGCCCCGATCCTCCCGGAGGCCGGCAGGCGCTGA
- a CDS encoding long-chain fatty acid--CoA ligase, whose protein sequence is MQNMMTSPSLVNVDDSLNLAALLRERATANPSAPFAETKDESGAWSPVSIGEFERRVRAVAKGLMAAGVGAGDRVGIMGDTSLEWSVMDFAVLTAGGVNVPIYPSSSAKQCEWIVDDAGIAFVAAQGADQRAMLEGLEEPPTALALTPEGLDALASSGEHVTDAELEARTTDVVLDDLASIIYTSGTTGRPKGAMLTHGNLVVHCANIEKDPDFGAFVQGETRVLLFLPLAHVFARLAMVLAMQSGAVIGYTPNHKTLAADLASFKPTWMPLVPRVLETIYNRADAAQTGLKKKIFRWSAWVARKVSMAQETGGHGIVLKAQYAIANALVLKKIRHLMGGQLGYVLAGGAKLTPQIGHFFRGLGVTVMQGYGLTETTAAHMGTPATNQIMGTVGHPIAGCDIMVDDDGEILARGINVFKGYWNAPDATAAVMHDGWFSTGDLGEIHDGALTITGRKKEILVLSSGKNIQPAVLEDSIRSHPAIQDSVVIGDGRHFVSAVVALDPVLLPAWLKSHELPDMTLEEASVHERVRELIGRAIANANEHVSRAEAIREFRILPREFTEAREELTASLKVRRANVIEHFSDVIEAIYTGTKPAQA, encoded by the coding sequence ATGCAGAACATGATGACGTCCCCGAGCCTCGTCAACGTCGACGACTCACTGAACCTCGCCGCGCTGCTGCGCGAGCGCGCGACCGCGAATCCCTCCGCGCCGTTCGCCGAGACCAAGGACGAGTCGGGCGCCTGGTCGCCCGTGTCCATCGGCGAGTTCGAGCGCCGCGTGCGCGCCGTCGCCAAGGGCCTCATGGCCGCGGGCGTGGGCGCGGGGGACCGCGTCGGCATCATGGGCGACACGAGCCTCGAGTGGTCGGTCATGGACTTCGCGGTCCTGACCGCGGGCGGCGTCAACGTGCCGATCTACCCCTCGTCCTCGGCCAAGCAGTGCGAGTGGATCGTGGACGATGCGGGCATCGCCTTCGTGGCCGCGCAGGGCGCGGATCAGCGCGCGATGCTCGAGGGCCTCGAGGAGCCGCCCACCGCCCTCGCCCTCACCCCCGAGGGCCTCGATGCCCTCGCATCGTCCGGGGAGCACGTGACCGACGCGGAGCTGGAGGCGCGGACCACCGACGTGGTCCTCGACGACCTCGCGAGCATCATCTACACGTCCGGAACCACGGGCCGTCCCAAGGGTGCGATGCTCACGCATGGCAACCTCGTGGTCCACTGCGCGAACATCGAGAAGGACCCCGACTTCGGCGCCTTCGTCCAGGGAGAGACGCGCGTGCTGCTGTTCCTGCCGCTCGCGCACGTGTTCGCGCGCCTCGCGATGGTCCTCGCGATGCAGTCGGGCGCGGTCATCGGCTACACCCCGAACCACAAGACGCTCGCGGCCGACCTCGCGTCCTTCAAGCCGACCTGGATGCCGCTCGTGCCGCGCGTGCTCGAGACGATCTACAACCGCGCCGACGCCGCCCAGACCGGCCTCAAGAAGAAGATCTTCCGCTGGTCCGCGTGGGTCGCTCGCAAGGTGTCGATGGCGCAGGAGACCGGCGGCCACGGCATCGTCCTCAAGGCGCAGTACGCGATCGCGAACGCCCTGGTGCTCAAGAAGATCCGCCACCTCATGGGCGGCCAGCTCGGCTACGTCCTCGCGGGCGGCGCGAAGCTCACCCCGCAGATCGGCCACTTCTTCCGCGGCCTCGGCGTCACGGTGATGCAGGGCTACGGCCTCACCGAGACCACCGCCGCGCACATGGGCACCCCCGCGACGAACCAGATCATGGGCACCGTGGGCCACCCGATCGCCGGCTGCGACATCATGGTCGACGACGACGGCGAGATCCTCGCGCGCGGCATCAACGTGTTCAAGGGCTACTGGAACGCGCCCGATGCGACGGCCGCGGTCATGCACGACGGCTGGTTCTCCACGGGTGACCTGGGCGAGATCCACGACGGCGCGCTCACGATCACGGGCCGCAAGAAGGAGATCCTGGTCCTGTCCTCGGGCAAGAACATCCAGCCCGCGGTGCTCGAGGACTCGATCCGCTCGCACCCCGCGATCCAGGACTCGGTCGTCATCGGCGACGGACGCCACTTCGTCTCCGCGGTCGTCGCGCTCGACCCGGTGCTGCTGCCTGCATGGCTCAAGTCGCACGAGCTGCCCGACATGACCCTCGAGGAGGCCTCGGTCCACGAGCGCGTCCGCGAGCTCATCGGCCGCGCGATCGCCAACGCGAACGAGCACGTCTCGCGCGCCGAGGCGATCCGCGAGTTCCGCATCCTGCCGCGCGAGTTCACGGAGGCCCGCGAGGAGCTCACCGCGTCCCTCAAGGTGCGCCGCGCGAACGTGATCGAGCACTTCTCCGACGTGATCGAGGCGATCTACACGGGAACCAAGCCCGCGCAGGCCTAG
- a CDS encoding YbhB/YbcL family Raf kinase inhibitor-like protein, with the protein MAIADLVLTSPDIPNGGRIDDRFAGEVGAETPRMVVIGVPTDAIELAIICHDPDAPMPHGFTHWTLYGLPAIDGEVIEDVGRPGLNDDDSFGYVGPFPPYGHGTHHYFFWVYALSRQVVGEPSRDEFLRDYADAVVEQARIVATYSR; encoded by the coding sequence GTGGCCATCGCGGATCTGGTTCTCACCAGCCCTGACATCCCGAACGGAGGCAGGATCGACGACAGGTTCGCCGGCGAGGTCGGGGCGGAGACGCCTCGGATGGTCGTCATCGGCGTGCCGACCGACGCGATCGAGCTCGCGATCATCTGCCACGACCCCGACGCCCCCATGCCGCACGGCTTCACGCACTGGACCCTGTACGGACTGCCGGCGATCGACGGCGAGGTCATCGAGGACGTCGGCCGACCCGGGCTGAACGACGACGACAGCTTCGGCTACGTCGGCCCGTTCCCGCCCTACGGCCATGGCACGCATCACTACTTCTTCTGGGTCTACGCGCTGTCCCGCCAGGTGGTGGGGGAGCCGTCGCGCGACGAGTTCCTGCGCGACTACGCCGATGCGGTGGTCGAGCAGGCGCGGATCGTCGCGACCTACTCACGGTAG
- a CDS encoding cell wall metabolism sensor histidine kinase WalK encodes MDWLRARGLATRMMLSFSLLIAVIGVTVWLVARLIGPADFSRRMMGGGRGDMMGRAGDTQAQELDEVFREASGTALAVALLIAAVLAVVLSLLLARRVARSLGKLQDAAHRVSDGDYASRVDAPGMGREFDELAESFNRMSARLEESEQLRQRMIGDVAHELRTPIATLTGYLEALEDGVAELTPETVAMLRAQGARLTRLSEDLSAASRAEGSAARLERERRDPVDLLRLAQAAARERAAEAGVALEVSAAEGLPAVDIDPERIAQVLGNLVDNALRHTPAGGTVTLGARRDDAGVALVVADTGVGIAPEHLPHVFERFYRADTARDRASGGSGVGLSIVAALVAAHGGSVRADSGGVGRGATFTVTLPATPV; translated from the coding sequence GTGGACTGGCTGCGCGCGCGGGGGCTCGCGACCCGCATGATGCTGTCGTTCTCCCTGCTCATCGCCGTGATCGGCGTGACGGTGTGGCTCGTCGCGAGGCTCATCGGACCCGCCGACTTCTCGCGCCGGATGATGGGCGGCGGGCGCGGCGACATGATGGGCCGCGCGGGCGACACCCAGGCCCAGGAGCTCGACGAGGTCTTCCGCGAGGCGAGCGGCACCGCGCTCGCGGTCGCGCTGCTCATCGCCGCGGTGCTCGCCGTCGTGCTGAGCCTCCTGCTTGCCCGGCGCGTGGCGAGGTCGCTCGGCAAGCTCCAGGACGCCGCGCATCGGGTCTCGGACGGCGACTACGCGTCGCGCGTGGACGCACCCGGGATGGGCCGCGAGTTCGACGAGCTCGCCGAGTCCTTCAACCGGATGTCGGCGCGGCTCGAGGAGAGCGAGCAGCTGCGGCAGCGGATGATCGGCGACGTCGCGCACGAGCTGCGCACCCCGATCGCGACGCTCACCGGCTACCTGGAGGCGCTCGAGGACGGCGTCGCGGAGCTCACCCCGGAGACGGTCGCGATGCTGCGGGCCCAGGGTGCACGGCTCACGCGGCTGTCCGAGGACCTGTCGGCGGCCTCGCGCGCGGAGGGCAGCGCGGCCCGGCTCGAGCGGGAACGCCGCGACCCCGTGGATCTGCTGCGGCTCGCGCAGGCGGCCGCGCGCGAGCGCGCGGCCGAGGCCGGCGTCGCGCTCGAGGTCTCGGCAGCCGAGGGGCTCCCTGCGGTGGACATCGACCCGGAGCGGATCGCGCAGGTGCTCGGCAACCTCGTGGACAACGCGCTGCGCCACACCCCGGCGGGCGGGACCGTGACGCTTGGCGCGCGCCGGGACGATGCGGGCGTCGCCCTCGTCGTCGCCGACACGGGTGTCGGGATCGCTCCCGAGCACCTGCCGCACGTGTTCGAGCGGTTCTATCGCGCCGACACTGCGCGCGACCGCGCGAGCGGGGGCTCGGGCGTCGGGCTGTCGATCGTCGCTGCGCTCGTCGCGGCACACGGCGGTTCGGTGCGCGCCGACAGCGGGGGAGTGGGCCGCGGAGCGACGTTCACGGTGACGCTGCCGGCCACGCCGGTCTGA
- a CDS encoding response regulator transcription factor — protein MSAAQPGGAARSDRVVAPRALVVEDEPALATLVAGYLEKDGFEVEVAHDGESALVRARELDPDAVVLDLGLPGIDGIEVCRQLRTFSDCYVVMLTARVEEVDKLVGLSVGADDYVTKPFSPRELVARLRAMLRRPRVGARPAEPEASEALRVGDLEVDVPAREARLAGEVVPLTRTEFDVLAALAERPTMVMTRTMLLEVVWGGDWVGDEHLVDVHIRHLRLKLGDSAELQRYVRTVRGVGYRIGAGE, from the coding sequence ATGAGTGCGGCGCAGCCGGGAGGCGCGGCGCGGTCCGACAGGGTCGTGGCGCCGCGCGCGCTCGTGGTCGAGGACGAGCCCGCGCTCGCGACCCTCGTCGCCGGCTATCTCGAGAAGGACGGCTTCGAGGTCGAGGTCGCGCACGACGGGGAGAGCGCGCTGGTCAGGGCGCGCGAGCTCGATCCCGACGCCGTGGTGCTCGACCTCGGCCTGCCGGGGATCGACGGGATCGAGGTGTGCCGCCAGCTGCGGACCTTCTCCGACTGCTACGTCGTGATGCTCACGGCGCGGGTCGAGGAGGTCGACAAGCTCGTCGGCCTGTCGGTCGGCGCCGACGACTACGTCACCAAGCCCTTCAGCCCGCGCGAGCTCGTCGCGCGCCTGCGCGCGATGCTGCGCAGGCCGCGCGTCGGCGCGCGGCCGGCGGAGCCCGAGGCCTCGGAGGCGCTGAGGGTGGGCGACCTCGAGGTCGACGTGCCCGCGCGCGAGGCGAGGCTCGCCGGAGAGGTGGTCCCGCTCACGCGCACCGAGTTCGACGTGCTCGCGGCGCTCGCCGAGCGGCCCACGATGGTGATGACCAGGACGATGCTGCTCGAGGTGGTCTGGGGCGGCGACTGGGTCGGGGACGAGCACCTGGTCGACGTCCACATCCGCCACCTGCGGCTCAAGCTCGGAGACTCGGCCGAGCTGCAGCGCTACGTGCGCACGGTGCGGGGCGTCGGCTACCGGATCGGCGCGGGGGAGTGA
- a CDS encoding SHOCT domain-containing protein → MGVWAHGYGMGYGYGTGLEWLWMLFLVVGLAALVYVAVRLATRDKDGKRSEGAGAADAAAVAPTSARQILEDRLARGEIDPEEFRERVNALEGA, encoded by the coding sequence ATGGGCGTCTGGGCGCACGGATACGGGATGGGCTACGGATACGGCACGGGACTCGAGTGGCTGTGGATGCTGTTCCTGGTCGTCGGACTGGCCGCGCTGGTCTACGTCGCGGTGCGGCTCGCGACGCGCGACAAGGACGGCAAGAGGAGCGAGGGTGCGGGTGCCGCTGACGCCGCCGCGGTCGCGCCGACGTCGGCGCGGCAGATCCTCGAGGACCGCCTCGCGCGCGGCGAGATCGACCCGGAGGAGTTCCGCGAGCGTGTGAACGCGCTCGAAGGGGCGTGA
- a CDS encoding OsmC family protein has product MLTFSATAVSTSDTGLTVKARDFEFLIDEPAALGGGDLGPNPVEYELASLLGCLNVVVHLVAKERGVTLSSFSATATGSLDPARFMGTSMQARAGFQGIGVTIEVTGDADDEELAQIARIAEDRCPVSDNLAHGTPVSISIVKQVAVEV; this is encoded by the coding sequence TTGCTCACCTTCTCTGCGACCGCCGTATCCACCTCCGACACGGGGCTGACCGTCAAGGCCAGGGACTTCGAGTTCCTCATCGACGAGCCCGCCGCGCTGGGCGGAGGCGACCTCGGCCCCAACCCCGTCGAGTACGAGCTCGCCTCGCTGCTCGGCTGCCTCAACGTCGTCGTCCATCTCGTGGCCAAGGAGCGCGGCGTGACGCTGTCCTCGTTCTCGGCCACCGCGACCGGGTCGCTCGACCCCGCGCGCTTCATGGGCACGTCGATGCAGGCCCGCGCCGGCTTCCAGGGCATCGGCGTGACGATCGAGGTGACGGGCGACGCGGATGATGAGGAGCTCGCGCAGATCGCGCGCATCGCGGAGGACCGCTGCCCCGTGTCCGACAACCTCGCGCACGGCACGCCCGTGTCGATCAGCATCGTCAAGCAGGTCGCCGTGGAGGTCTGA